A genomic region of Xiphophorus couchianus chromosome 9, X_couchianus-1.0, whole genome shotgun sequence contains the following coding sequences:
- the LOC114150909 gene encoding P-selectin-like isoform X1, giving the protein MKPLWFMFLVLQAFLSVEFSWSQNVNTCEIGVLDPNLYVSGLTPTCGTMKPGHKLCFVCGPDYQLDGSKEIECLPTGQWSASFPSCSEKCRIPDIPSTVRITSSVQGNAISKGDTLSFDCRQQDHIMQGSSTSSCLGNGKWSTPPPECTTAAHCSAPPTLENGDTKLFIRSDAVYQIGDRVEYICQNKYIMDGDPFKTCDKGVWKGNMRCLKPCTVYGESLSEHGITFRFGDETKIYAPHLDHLTFLCVSGKRRVGSVPMRVQCNDGQMTLPTCE; this is encoded by the exons ATGAAGCCTCTGTGGTTTATGTTCCTGGTTCTCCAGGCGTTTCTAAGCGTGGAATTTTCCTGGTCACAGAACG tgaacACTTGTGAAATTGGTGTACTGGATCCTAATCTGTATGTATCTGGACTAACACCGACTTGTGGAACGATGAAACCTGGACACAAGCTGTGTTTTGTCTGTGGTCCTGATTATCAGCTGGACGGCTCAAAGGAAATTGAATGCTTACCAACCGGCCAATGGAGCGCTTCCTTCCCATCATGCTCTG AGAAATGCAGAATACCAGACATACCCAGTACTGTTCGCATCACTTCATCTGTACAAGGCAATGCTATAAGTAAAGGAGATACATTGTCATTTGACTGTCGTCAACAAGACCACATCATGCAAGGGAGTTCAACAAGTAGCTGTTTGGGAAACGGAAAGTGGAGCACTCCACCGCCTGAGTGCACAA CTGCTGCACATTGTTCAGCACCACCAACTCTTGAAAATGGAGATACCAAATTATTCATCAGATCAGATGCAGTTTATCAAATTGGTGACAGAGTTGAATATATCTGTCAGAATAAGTACATTATGGATGGTGACCCATTCAAAACCTGCGACAAAGGTGTATGGAAAGGAAACATGAGATGCCTGA aaccCTGCACTGTATACGGGGAATCATTGAGTGAACATGGTATTACCTTTCGTTTTGGTGATGAAACTAAGATATATGCACCACATCTGGATCATCTCACATTTCTTTGTGTGAGTGGTAAAAGACGTGTTGGCTCTGTGCCGATGCGTGTTCAGTGTAATGACGGTCAGATGACCCTGCCTACCTGCGAGTAA
- the LOC114150909 gene encoding C4b-binding protein beta chain-like isoform X2 produces the protein MKPLWFMFLVLQAFLSVEFSWSQNVNTCEIGVLDPNLYVSGLTPTCGTMKPGHKLCFVCGPDYQLDGSKEIECLPTGQWSASFPSCSEKCRIPDIPSTVRITSSVQGNAISKGDTLSFDCRQQDHIMQGSSTSSCLGNGKWSTPPPECTIIPYMEQKKRNEPKTNFQTKFWVRTKSIYPQLLHIVQHHQLLKMEIPNYSSDQMQFIKLVTELNISVRISTLWMVTHSKPATKVYGKET, from the exons ATGAAGCCTCTGTGGTTTATGTTCCTGGTTCTCCAGGCGTTTCTAAGCGTGGAATTTTCCTGGTCACAGAACG tgaacACTTGTGAAATTGGTGTACTGGATCCTAATCTGTATGTATCTGGACTAACACCGACTTGTGGAACGATGAAACCTGGACACAAGCTGTGTTTTGTCTGTGGTCCTGATTATCAGCTGGACGGCTCAAAGGAAATTGAATGCTTACCAACCGGCCAATGGAGCGCTTCCTTCCCATCATGCTCTG AGAAATGCAGAATACCAGACATACCCAGTACTGTTCGCATCACTTCATCTGTACAAGGCAATGCTATAAGTAAAGGAGATACATTGTCATTTGACTGTCGTCAACAAGACCACATCATGCAAGGGAGTTCAACAAGTAGCTGTTTGGGAAACGGAAAGTGGAGCACTCCACCGCCTGAGTGCACAA TAATTCCCTacatggagcaaaaaaaaagaaacgagcCCAAAACAAATTTCCAAACAAAATTCTGGGTCAGGACCAAGTCTATCTATCCGCAG CTGCTGCACATTGTTCAGCACCACCAACTCTTGAAAATGGAGATACCAAATTATTCATCAGATCAGATGCAGTTTATCAAATTGGTGACAGAGTTGAATATATCTGTCAGAATAAGTACATTATGGATGGTGACCCATTCAAAACCTGCGACAAAGGTGTATGGAAAGGAAACATGA